ataaaaaatttagttttttcaaattttaaatttttctaaaaatatttttaattattttattcactggataatgctacacccaaataattgactttttttatgcacatgtttgcaaattaagaataaattagtttaaaaaatttaaaatttttcaattttttattttttggatattttttgaatattttatttttctattttcagaaaaaaattatattttttagtttaaaaattataaaaataagaaatttacaCATCTGTTGTATACTAAattttgctggactttattttatttttgaatttaattaaaaaaatttaagcttaaaatttaaaaatttaaaaataaaaatatagtattttaaaattttaaatttttctagcaatattttttttgttcaacGGATAATGCTACTACACCCAGACAAATGACTTTTTTTTTCTACACTTGTtcataaattaagaataaattaatttaagaaatttaaaacttttctattttttattttttgaatatttttggaattttttatctttttaatattagaaaaaaaatattttttagtttaaaaattaaaaaaataataaatttatagatctgttgtatactagatattgctggactttattttatttttctaatttaaataaaaaaatttaatcttataatttaaaattttaaaaataaaaaatttagttttttaaaatttttaatttttctaaaaatattttttatttttttattccctggataatgctacacccaaacaGTTAACTTTTTTTGATGCACTTGTTtgcaaattaagaataaattagctttaaaaatttaaaatttttcaattttttattttattgatattttttgaatattttatttttctactataaaaaaaatatttttttagtttaaaaattttaaaaacaagaaatttacAAATCTATTGTATACtggatattgctagactttattttatttgactaatttaaataaaaaaatttcatcttataatttaaaaatttaaaaatatttttaattattctattcaccggataatgctatgatgggtgtttttgcggaaaacgaatttccaacacacaaattcaaccggcaagtataccgggtcgcatcaagtagtaataactcacaagagtgaggtcgatcccacagggattgatggatcaagcaactttagtgggtgattagtttagtcaagctaacattggtgaattGGATGAAATGTGACCAGCagaatgtaaagtgcagaaagtaaatgacaaaaacgtaaagagcaagaaatgtaaattgacaagaatcttaaatgacaagaaatgtaaattgcagtgaatgtaaaggggagtgggtgctggaaattaaagaaagcagtaAATTAGAACTCAGATCAATTGTAGAAAATTTAAACTTGCAGGAAAAATAAATTGGAGGCAGTgcaacagaaagtaaaaattGCAGAGAAGGAAATTGTAGCAAAGAAGTAAATCAGCAAGAAAACTCAATTCAATTATGAAATCTAAAGAGACAAGTGAGGATCTCAGgaaatcaatgagactagaaaacaagtctagatctcaattccttccttgatccaacagagaaacaatttgaagaagaaatagagatggaagcagtaaagagagccttgattcaaatcacaattccttgaattatgcagcaaaataaaaacagagagatctcaGATAGAAACTGAAACATAATTTCTCCAATTTCAATCCAAGATTTAAAACAGGAAGGAAAACTAAGAGAAAGCTCTCTATCCTACTCCTAATGCTCTAACAGAGCCAGCCTCCTATGCTCTCTATTAGAGCCTTTGATGGTATCCTGGCTCATCAAAATGGGTTGCCCTCAGTTTCAACACTTTCATGATGGTGCTTGGGCTAAAATCTACTTCAGTTCCCCGTACATAACTCTTGTAAGTTGAAGCTTGATTCATTTCTATCCTTGGGGTGTTAGTGTAGAATTCCCATATGATGTTTGCATTGATCCTGGTATTTGGTGAAATGAGCTCTTCCCACCTCCTCTTTCTAATCTTGGCTTTCATTTCTCGGCAATCTTCATCCGGCAAGAGAAGTGGAACTTCTGGatatatctttttatctctCATCCATCCCCATTGTGTTTGATGGTACCACGTTTTGAACCTCCATTGATCAAATTCAGGGATACTTTCTTCATTCATGGGTTCCTTTCCTTTCCTCCTTTTGAGGTTAAGGTTGTATGTGGAAGGAGGTTAAGGTTTCGGCATGTTTTTGGAAGAAGAGTTTTGTGAAGTTGAGAATATATGATGAGTAATGATGAAGGGAATGGAGTTTGGATGGTTAGAGTGCAAGGAGTGTGCAACTTCTTCGTTTATGTGCATGGCTTGGTGGTGTTTTGTAATCATTTATTTGAACAATGAAGGGCTGGGATGCAATTGGATGTCTTGCAAATCAAAGGTGTGCATGCAAAGTTGAATAAGGACAAAGCTTGCTTCCTCAAGGATTTTCAACGTACTCTTCCCAAGGATGTGTAGAACCACCTCTTGAAGCATGTGATGCATTCTTGTCCTCATGCTATGTCTTTCCTTGCCTTGTCCCTTTCATTGAATATTCTTTTGACCACCTAACCATCACTACAAGACAGCAAGAATAACCATATTTAAATAATGgcaagagagagaaaaaaaagaaaatgcaaactACCATTCCTTATGCTAGATCAACCATGATTTCTTCATGCATTGCCAcgggtgacaccaaacttaatgtttggtccTATGGTCCAAGATATTACTTCCTTAAACCATTGTTCTTTTGAAATTCCTACTTTGTTTTTGGTTAAATCTTTCATAAGGAATGCTTTATTAAATTACCTTCTAACAATTATAATCATTGTTAGACCTCCATGATAATCAAAACTTAAAAGACCATTGACTTTCATGACTTGTTCCCGCAATTTGTTTAGTGTACCCCGtgggtacaccaaacttagaattcaaTCATATACTCTCCAATGTCATGAATAATTGTCAATTTTGTCCAAAAAGGTCTGAAATCATATTGGTGCACAAAGTATTATTTATAttgaaatattaaaaacaagaaaattaaatcatgggttgcctccaaTGGAGCGCTcgtttattgtcactagcttgacatttaACCCCTCTTTTATGGTGGTTGATGACTGTAGTGCCTTAGCTTGTCCCCTCTGACTGTGAGCTTCTTCTTTGTCCCTTGGTGCTCAATTTTCAcatgctcaagagagagtacttggttaATAGTGTAATGATCCTCAGTTCCTAGCTGCTGATATATTAGTTGCACCTTGTCGCCTTTGGAGAGTCCTTCAGTTgggaatttttttattcttccaccctttgtgagcctttttcttgtttttcttcctttttcttgttaatctttcctCCTTGACAATGACTTTAGTTGTGACATTTCCCTTCTTATTTATTATCccagcttctttttgaattccttctcCTTCTTGCACCTGCTCATCCTTTTGTTCTACTGTGTTGATGGTTGTTTGCTCTGGAAAACAGTCATTGATTACTTGGCTTCTTTCTTCAGAATTTTGTTGCTCTGGAAACACTTTCAGAGTAATGctttcctcatgcatcctgagagtTAGTTCTCCTTGCTCTACATCTATGATGGCTCTGGCAGTagctagaaatggccttcccaagATAATCGAAttgtttccttcttcttctgtttCCAAGATTACAAAGTCCGCAGGATAGATGAACTTGttaaccttaactaaaaggttttcGATTACTCCTTTGGGATGAACTATTCACTGATCCACCAATTCTAAtgacatctgtattggttttaccttctctatgccaagctttttcaccaAAGAGGATGGaatcagatttatgcttgccccTAAATCACACATCCCTTTGTCGATAAATAGActtccaatggtgcaaggtaagAAGAAACTCCCTGGATCTTCCAACTTGGGAGGGAGTCCTTTTCTGATGAGtgtactgcattcttcagtgaggagtACAGTCTCTTTCTCCAGCtagcttcttttcttgttgatgagttcCTTCAAGAATTTggcatataagggcatctgttccaatgcctcagccaggggaatgttgatttccaacttcttgaagGTTTCCAAGAATTTGCGGAAGTGTTGATCTTTGGTTTCTTTGTTTAACCTCTGTGGATATGGCAGTGGAGGGGTGAtgctcttctcttttttctgtTGTCCTTGAatcgcttcttcttctttgggGTTCTCCGTGTTCTTGTTTGGCACCATATCTTGATCATTGGCTTCCTCTGCATTTGTTGGCTTTTTGCTGCTCTCCACTTGTTTCCTTGtagtgtcattgttgctcaCCAATGTTCTCCCACTCCTTAACTGTATCGCCTTACACTCTTCCTTAGAATTTGGAATTGTGTCACTTGGTAGGGAACTTGATGGCCTCTCTGTTGCAAAGTGTTTAGAGAGCTGGCCTATTTGTCTTTCCATGTTCTTGATGGAAGCTTCTTGATTTTTGGCCGTCATTTCTTGATGTTTCCACAACTTGTCTATCAAGGTTTCCAGGTTAGTGATTCTTTGAGAATCTGGAGGTGCTTGTGGTTGGTTGTGAGATGTAGGTGGTTGGTGATAGGTATTTTGGTTGATGGATTGGTTATGGGTTGgataatggttagagttggggtaagtgttttatggttttctgaatgaattttggttgttgtttTGCTGGTTGTTCCTTGGGTTATTTTGggttgtgtttctttgccatgacTGTTGGTTATGGTTATCTCCCCATCTAAGGTTGGGGTGGTTCTTCCAGGAAGGGTTGTAGGTCTCACCATAAACTTCATTCTGTCCAGAGTTTTGGTTATGCATGTACTGCACTTGTTCctgttgttgctcttcttggCTTTCTTCATTCTGCACCCATacagttgatggttggcttgtgttCACAGCTGCTACTTGAAGGCTGTCaatccttttggccatttgttcaaactgttgttgaatctgttgttgcatcatcttgttttgagccaaaatGGAGTCCACTCCTTCCAATTCTAATACCCcctttctctgtgatggttggcgggttctttgatgagcaaagaagtattgatTGTTGGCCACCATGTCCACAAGATTCTGGGCTTCTTCAGCAGTTTTTATCAGTTGTAATGAACCTCCAGCAGAGTGATCTAATGCCTCTTGAGATTTCAACGTcaagccttcatagaaattCTGTAGCAcatcccattcattgaacatttctgggggacactttctgattagagctttgtacctctcccatgcttcatacaaGGATTCGACATCTAATTgggtgaatgtctgcacctcagtttTCAGCCTGACGATCCTTTGGGGTGGGTAAAATTTGGCTAAAAATTTAGTCACCAAATcgtcccaactagtgatacttcctttgGGAAAAGTTTCAAGCCATTGTGCAGCCTTATCCCTTAATGAGAATGGGAATAACAAAAGCTTGTATGTCTCAGGATTCACACCATTGgatttgacagtgtcacaaatccttaaGAAGGTAGATAAATGCTGGTTAGGATCTTCCAATGGGCTTCCTCTATAGAAACAATTGTTCTGGACAAGTGTAATGAGTTGtggttttagctcaaagttgtttgcattgacattgggagtagggatgctactcccacagtgtcttggatttgcaaatgtgtatgaggccaaaactctcctctgtggtggattgttgttgttgttagctGCTCCCCCAGGTGGATTGGGATTAGATGAATCTCCTTCCATCTCGTGATATtcttcctcagattcttcctctccaacaatacctttccctctttcagctcttcttattctcctgAGAGTTCTCTGGTCAGCTTCAGATAAAATAGGAATAGCTCtccctgtacctgacatacaaacaaaACAAGAGAAACACACAACCAGTGATACTTCACTCTATTGCTAGAATGGAGTTTTAGTTagcttaagcaaaaattcaaacagttagtgggttagtcaaaattaaagaaaaagtgcttgatctaaactaccacctcacttaatcattgtcaatttattcaatccccggcaacggcgccaaaaacttgatgtgcggaaaacaatccaacacaaaactcaccggcaagtgtaccgggtcatGTAGCTttcacgtttgagccaacgtttgaggcaaacgttgactcaaacgttgCTTGTGAGAAATTATGTAGCCAAGCCCATTTGCTGTCATCCACATttggctcaacgtttgaggtcaaacgtgagctcaaacgtggatcttcccaagcttcctttttggccaacgtttggcctaacgtttgaggcaaacgttggcgcaaacgtggctcaacaatcatcatcaatcaggggtctcttccttgctaagatatagccaacgtttgacctcacgtttgaggcaaacgttggcgcaaacgttgcctCCCTCCCCTGCTTTCTTTCaaccaacgtttgcctcaacgtttgaggcaaacgttggcgcaaacgttggcttcTTTCAGGgcattcttcatcttcttgcaACCTCCTTTCAAGCTTtgtttcacctatcatcaatcaatcaaaaacatcaaagctatgcttcaaatcatgagattgtttctcttccataatatatgacaattatagcacaaaatctcatgaaaatgcatcatttTATATATGATTGATTGAGTCAAAGATAACATGAATTTCAACCCAATTGGCTTACTTATGacttaagaaagtgcataaaactaaatgaaaacaaagaaaaagactagtgaaactaggctaagatgacttgtcatcatgcTACACCCAAACAACTGACATTTTTTATGCACAGGTtcgcaaattaagaataatgtagtttaaaaaatttaaatttttcaatttttttatttttttggatattttttgaatattttatttttctactttaagaaaaaaattttattttttagttaaaaattataaaaataagaaatttacaCATCTGTTGTATACTAGattttgctggactttattttattttctaatttaaataaaaaatttaatcttataatttaaaaatttaaaaataaaaaatttagttttttaaaattttaaatttttctaacaatattttttttattcaacggATAATGCTActcccggacagttgactttttttttgctgtgcttgttcacaaattaagaataaattaatttaaaatatttaaaaattttctaatttttattttttgtatattgttggaattttttatttttttactattagaaaaaaatattttttagtttaaaaattataaaaataataaatttacaaatctgttgtaTACTAGAACTTGctatactttattttatttttctaatttaaataaaaaaatttaatcttataatttaaaattttaaaaataaaaaatttagttttttaaaattttaaatttttctaacaatattttttatttttatattcaccggataattctacacccaaacagttgacttttttgatacacttgttcacaaattaagaataaattagtttaaaaaatttaaaatttttcatttttttattcatattttttgaatattttatttttctactataagaaaaaaaattttagtttaaaaattaaaaaaataagaaatttacaaatctattgtatactagatattgttggattttattttatttgactaatgtaaataaaaaaatttcatgttataatttaaaaattaaaaaataaaaaatttagtttcttaaaaattttaaatttttctaaaaatatttttaattattttattcaccggataatactacacccaaacagttgacttttttgatgcatttgttcacaaattaagaataaattaatttaaaaattttaaatttttcaattttttttggatatttttggaatattttatttttctactttaagaaaaaaattatattttttagtttaaaaattaaaaaaataaggaaTTTACAGACTTATTGTATAGTAGattttgctggactttattttatttttctaacaatatttttttatttttttattcaacggATAATGCTACTCCCGGaaagttgactttttttgttgcacttgttcactaattaagaataaattaatttaaaaaatttaaaaattttctattttttattttttggatattgttagaattttttatttttctaatattaaaaataaatattttttagtttaaaaattaaaaaaataataaatttacagatctgttgtattctagatattgctggactttattttatttttctaatttaaataaaaaaatttaatcttataatttaaaatttaaaaataaaaaatttagttttttaaaattttaaatttttctaaaatttttttattcaccggataatgcaacacccaaacagttgactttttttgatGCACTTGTtcgcaaattaagaataaattagtttaaaaaatttaaaatttttcaaatttttttattttattgatattttttgaatattttatttttctacaataagaaaaaaaatatttttttagtttaaaaattaaaaaatacgaaatttacagatctgttgtatACTAGATACtgctgaactttattttattagactaatttaaataaaaaaatttcatcttataatttaaaaatttaaaaataaaaaatttagttttttcaaattttaaatttttctaaaaatatttttaattattttattcaccggataatgctacacccaaacagttgacttttttttatgcACAGGTCcgcaaattaagaataaattagtttaaaaaatttaaaaattttcaatttttttattttattgataatttttgaatattttatttttctactataataaaaaaatatttttttagtttaaaaataaaaaaaaaataagaaatttacagatctgttttatactagatattgctggacttttttatttgactaatttaaataaaaaaatttcatcttataatttaaaaatttgaaaataaaaaatttagttttttcaaattttaaatttttctaaaaatatttttaattattttattcactggataatgctacacccaaataattgactttttttatgcacatgttcgcaaattaagaataaattagtttaaaaaatttaaaatttttcaattttttatttttttgatattttttaaatattttatttttatattttaagaaaaaaattctattttttagtttaaaaattataaaaataagaaatttacaCATTTGTTGTATAATAAattttgctggactttattttattttttaatttaattaaaaaatttaatcttagaatttaaacatttaaaaataaaaatttagtattttaaaattttaaatttttctagcaatattttttttgttcgaCGGATAATGCTACTACACCCtgacaattgactttttttttgctgcacttgttcttaaattaagaataaattaatttaaaaaatttaaaacatttctattttttattttttggacattgttggaattttttatttttctactattagaaaaaaatattttttagtttaaaaattaaaaaataataaatttatagatctgttgtattctagatattgctggagtttattttatttttctaacttaaataaaaaaatttaatcttataatttaaaattttaataaaaaaattagttttttaaaattttagatttttctaaaaatattttttcttttttattctctggataatgctacacccaaacaTTTGACTTTTTTTGATGCACTTGTTtgcaaattaagaataaattagctttaaaaatttaaaatttttcaattttttattttattgatattttttgaatattctatttttctactataagaaaaaaatatttttttagtttaaaaatttaaaaaacaagaaatttacagatctattgtatactagatattgctagactttattttatttgactaatttaaataaaaaaatttcatcttataatttaaaaataaaaaatttagttttttcaaatttgaaatttttctaaaaatatttttaattattctattcaCCGGAAAATGCTACACCCAaacaattgactttttttatgCACAGGTtcgcaaattaagaataatgtagtttaaaaaatttaaattttatcaaattttttatttttttggatattttttgaatattttattcttatactttaagaaaaaaattttattttttagttaaaaattataaaaataagaaatttacaCATCTATTGTATAATAGattttgctggactttattttattttctaatttaaataaaaaatttaatcttataatttaaaaatttaaaaataaaaaatttagttttttcaaattttaaatttttctagcaatattttttttattcaacgAATAATGCTACACTcggatagttgactttttttttgctgcagttgttcacaaattaacaataaattaatttaaaaaatttaaaaatttactattttttattttttggatattgttgaaattttttatttttctaatattagaacaaaatattttttagtataaaaattaaaaaagtaataaatttacagatctattgtattctagatattgctagactttattttatttttctaatttaaaaaaaatttaatcttataatttaaaattttaaaaataaaaatttagttttttaaaattttaaatttttctttatttttttattttttattcaccggataatactacacccaaacagttgacttttttgatgcacttgttcacaaattaagaataaattagtttaaaaaatttaaaatttttcattttttttattcatattttttgaatattttatttttctactataagaaaaaaaattttagtttaaaaattaaaaaaattagaaatttacagatctgttgtatactagatattgttggattttattttatttgactaatgtaaataaaaaaatttcatgttataatttaaaaattaaaaaataaaaaatttagtttcttaaaattttaaatttttctaaaaatatttttaattattttattcaccggataatactacacccaaacagttgacttttttgatgcatttgttcacaaattaagaataaattaatttaaaaaattttaaatttttcaatttttttttggatatttttggaatattttatttttctactttaagaaaaaaattatattttttagtttaaaaattaaaaaaataagaaatttatagATCTATTGTATAGTAGattttgctggactttattttatttttctaacaatatttttttacttttttattcaACGGATAATGCTActcccggacagttgactttttttgttgcacttgttcactaattaagaataaatttatttaaaaatttaaaaattttctattttttattttttggatattgttggaattttttatttttctaatattaaaaaaaaatattttttagtttaaaaattaaaaaaataagaaatttacagatctgttgtatactagatattgctggactttattttatttttctaatttaaataaaaaaatttaatcttataatttaaaattttaaaaataaaaaattttgttttttaaaattttaaatttttctaaaaatattttttattttttattcaccggataattctacacccaaacagttgactttttttgatACACTTGTtcgcaaattaagaataaattagtttaaaaaatttaaaatttttcaaatttttttatttttttgaaattttatgaatattttatttttctactataagaaaaaaatatttttttagtttaaaaattaaaaaaataagaaatttacagatctgttgtatactagatat
Above is a genomic segment from Arachis stenosperma cultivar V10309 chromosome 1, arast.V10309.gnm1.PFL2, whole genome shotgun sequence containing:
- the LOC130981828 gene encoding uncharacterized protein LOC130981828 translates to MAKRIDSLQVAAVNTSQPSTVWVQNEESQEEQQQEQVQYMHNQNSGQNEVYDKLWKHQEMTAKNQEASIKNMERQIGQLSKHFATERPSSSLPSDTIPNSKEECKAIQLRSGRTLVSNNDTTRKQVESSKKPTNAEEANDQDMVPNKNTENPKEEEAIQGQQKKEKSITPPLPYPQRLNKETKDQHFRKFLETFKKGKHKSDSILFGEKAWHREEEEGNNSIILGRPFLATARAIIDVEQGELTLRMHEESITLKVFPEQQNSEERSQVINDCFPEQTTINTVEQKDEQVVKRIFNERDKARKDIA